A part of Primulina eburnea isolate SZY01 chromosome 10, ASM2296580v1, whole genome shotgun sequence genomic DNA contains:
- the LOC140842968 gene encoding uncharacterized protein — protein sequence MRVLEGQLESRRTTRVVARGCPFADVIVREPLPGNFKSAKVKDYDGNANPEEHLARFENMAMLHCYIDRIKCKVFLTTLVDSAQRWFEGLPPQSVHSFRDFQKVFLHYFSSSKKYKKTAFSLFEVKQSPEESLRAYIKRFNRVALDVPSCAAETKTTAFTHGNFVAPSLPRPINNAQMPRLPPWTPRQLGSSFRGRGIRNSSRIEPGRRRRPEPEQRKKSPPVIGTIKMISGGSTDGNSNRARKSKSRRECLEVERAGRSEVAISFGPEDLRGVNLPHNDALVIQARVANYDILLIFVDSGSSVNVIFKDSFMQMDLQGYHLETVETALFGFAGHVVYPEGEIILPLTLGSHDLKKTVMTSFTVVDPPSSYNINLGRPAMNELRAVASTYHQKIKFPVGSRVGEVRRDQPSSQKCYVEAVRADQGRSKREGKRAKVDEARGRIVEEGEIHFVAEEEQEAVEIGPGQQIRVARDLDISTRVSLIKCLKTNIRLFAWSQQELTGISPFISEHHLNILPGSHPVKEKKRHFGPQKDKVISEQVKELLKAGHIREIQFPTWLSNVVLVPKSTGKWRMCVDFRDLNKACPKDHYPLPRIDQLVDSTSGYELMSFMDAYQGYHQIPLAKSDQDKASFVTSGGTFCYIVMPFGLKKAGATYQRLMDKVFEKQLGRNVEVYVDDILGKTREFTSFINDLEETFATLMQHGIKLNPAKCIFGVKSGKFLGFMVTERGIEAQKFGWNDKCEQAFQDLKAHLAELRILVKPEPGEKLFLYLSTTEHAVSSVLIKEEGFDQRPVYYVSHALRGPEIRYTEVEKIALALIVTARKLRPYFLSHQIVVLTNSPLGRIMTHSEVSGRMIKWTIELGEHDIEYKPRVAIKAQALSDFLSEMIQPNKEEVWRVFVDGASSLAGCGVGVVIISPLGEKIKLASRIDSRVTNNEAEYEAVLAGIRAAREVNASRIILYSDSQLITQQIKGVYEAKEDRMVKYLQLIKARAEVFTDWNIEQIPREENSEADTLAKMAASLSEINTREVLHVSRLILSTEEEMAPDPKDSWMTPWMRFIERDELPGDRTQAQKIKRQAPRFVLLNTILYRRSF from the exons ATGAGGGTCTTGGAGGGACAGTTGGAGAGCCGTAGAACTACCCGGGTCGTTGCCAGAGGGTGCCCCTTTGCTGATGTTATTGTCCGGGAACCTCTTCCCGGGAATTTCAAGTCTGCCAAAGTAAAGGATTACGATGGAAATGCGAACCCGGAGGAGCATCTAGCCAGATTCGAGAACATGGCCATGTTGCACTGTTACATTGATCGAATCAAGTGCAAGGTGTTCTTGACAACTCTGGTGGACTCCGCCCAGAGATGGTTTGAGGGATTGCCCCCTCAAAGTGTGCATTCTTTCAGAGATTTTCAAAAGGTATTCCTACACTACTTCAGTAGCAGTAAGAAATACAAAAAGACTGCTTTTAGTCTTTTTGAGGTGAAGCAGAGCCCGGAAGAGAGTTTGAGGGCTTATATCAAAAGGTTCAACCGGGTAGCCCTAGACGTCCCATCTTGTGCCGCTGAGACTAAGACTACGGCCTTCAcccat GGAAACTTTGTCGCGCCTTCCCTTCCGAGACCCATCAACAATGCCCAGATGCCGAGATTGCCACCGTGGACGCCCCGGCAACTAGGGTCTAGCTTTCGGGGAAGAGGTATCAGAAATAGTTCCAGGATCGAACCCGGAAGGAGAAGGAGGCCCGAGCCTGAGCAGAGAAAGAAGTCGCCCCCGGTTATAGGGACGATTAAAATGATATCTGGAGGCTCTACTGATGGAAACTCTAACCGGGCAAGGAAGTCAAAGAGTAGGAGAGAATGTTTAGAAGTGGAAAGGGCCGGAAGGAGTGAGGTGGCCATTAGTTTCGGCCCGGAGGATTTGAGAGGGGTGAATCTACCCCATAATGACGCCCTGGTAATCCAGGCCCGAGTGGCGAATTACGATATCCTGCTAATCTTCGTAGACTCGGGAAGTTCTGTAAATGTAATTTTCAAAGATTCTTTCATGCAAATGGATTTGCAGGGCTATCACCTGGAAACAGTGGAAACCGCTCTTTTTGGCTTCGCCGGTCACGTGGTTTATCCGGAGGGGGAAATTATTTTACCTCTGACCTTGGGCTCTCACGATCTCAAGAAAACAGTGATGACTTCTTTCACTGTGGTGGACCCCCCATCATCTTATAACATCAACCTTGGGAGGCCAGCCATGAACGAGTTGAGGGCTGTGGCATCTACCTACCACCAGAAAATAAAGTTTCCTGTGGGATCCAGGGTAGGAGAAGTCCGAAGAGATCAACCGTCTTCTCAGAAGTGTTATGTAGAGGCGGTCCGAGCAGATCAGGGCAGATCTAAGAGGGAGGGGAAGAGGGCTAAGGTGGATGAAGCAAGAGGAAGGATAGTGGAGGAAGGAGAGATACATTTTGTAGcagaggaagagcaggaggcggTGGAAATTGGGCCAGGCCAACAAATCCGGGTGGCTCGGGATCTTGACATATCCACCCGGGTGAGTTTAATTAAGTGTTTAAAAACTAATATCCGTTTGTTTGCCTGGTCTCAGCAGGAGCTTACAGGGATCTCTCCCTTTATATCGGAGCACCATTTGAACATCTTACCGGGATCTCACCCAGTGAAGGAAAAAAAGAGGCACTTTGGTCCTCAAAAGGACAAAGTCATTAGCGAGCAAGTAAAGGAACTCTTGAAGGCGGGGCATATCAGGGAAATTCAATTCCCTACATGGCTCTCCAATGTGGTCTTAGTGCCCAAATCTACTGGGAAGTGGCGTATGTGCGTAGACTTCCGCGATCTAAACAAGGCATGCCCCAAAGATCATTACCCGCTGCCTAGGATCGATCAGCTGGTGGATTCCACCTCGGGATATGAATTGATGAGTTTCATGGATGCGTACCAAGGGTATCATCAAATTCCCTTGGCCAAAAGTGATCAAGACAAAGCCAGCTTTGTCACctcgggaggtacattttgttataTTGTAATGCCTTTCGGGTTGAAGAAAGCAGGGGCTACTTATCAGCGTCTTATGGACAAAGTATTTGAAAAGCAGCTGGGGCGGAACGTGGAggtctatgtggatgatattctgGGCAAGACCCGGGAATTTACTAGCTTCATTAATGATCTGGAGGAAACTTTTGCCACTCTCATGCAACATGGGATCAAGCTCAACCCTGCCAAATGTATTTTTGGCGTAAAGAGTGGCAAGTTCTTAGGATTCATGGTGACAGAGCGGGGAATCGAG GCCCAAAAATTCGGGTGGAACGATAAGTGCGAGCAAGCCTTCCAAGACTTGAAGGCCCATCTTGCAGAGCTCCGTATTTTAGTAAAGCCAGAACCCGGGGAGAAATTATTCCTGTATTTATCCACTACCGAGCACGCTGTCAGCTCAGTGTTGATCAAGGAAGAAGGCTTTGATCAGAGGCCTGTCTATTATGTCAGTCATGCTCTAAGAGGACCTGAGATCCGGTATACTGAAGTGGAAAAGATTGCTTTAGCTTTGATCGTGACCGCCCGGAAGCTAAGGCCTTACTTCTTATCACATCAAATAGTGGTTCTTACCAATAGCCCTCTAGGCAGAATCATGACTCATTCAGAGGTATCCGGACGAATGATCAAGTGGACGATAGAATTGGGGGAGCATGATATCGAATACAAACCCCGGGTGGCTATTAAAGCGCAAGCTCTATCGGatttcttatctgagatgatcCAGCCCAACAAAGAGGAGGTATGGAGAGTATTTGTAGATGGAGCATCCAGCCTTGCGGGATGTGGAGTGGGGGTTGTGATAATATCCCCCCTGGGAGAGAAAATTAAACTAGCATCGAGGATTGATTCCCGGGTAACCAACAACGAGGCCGAATACGAGGCCGTATTAGCTGGAATCCGAGCTGCACGGGAAGTCAATGCGTCCCGGATTATTCTGTATTCTGATTCGCAACTCATCACTCAACAGATAAAGGGTGTATATGAAGCTAAGGAGGACAGGATGGTAAAATACCTACAACTCATCAAAGCCCGAGCAGAGGTCTTTACGGATTGGAATATTGAACAAATACCCCGAGAAGAAAACAGCGAGGCAGACACTCTGGCAAAAATGGCCGCCTCATTATCGGAAATAAACACCCGGGAAGTATTGCATGTCTCCCGTCTGATCCTCTCCACGGAGGAAGAAATGGCCCCAGATCCAAAAGACTCCTGGATGACACCCTGGATGAGATTCATTGAAAGAGATGAATTACCTGGGGACAGAACTCAAGCTCAGAAGATTAAGAGACAAGCTCCCAGGTTTGTTCTCTTGAATACTATTTTGTATAGAAGATCGTTCTAG